GTTGTCATTTTGTTTCCTCCCCTGCGCAGCAGCCTGCCATGGTCGGGCGGCTGTATCGATCGTGATGCCGTACCCACGCCATCGGATAAGGGAACTCCTCCTCATCCCGTCCTTTGGGCGTCATATCCAGGAAGTTGTAGGTGGTCAGCAGAATATCCAGGCCTCGCGCGTACGCGGAATAGGTGTGGAAGATTTCTCCGGCTGCCTCTTTGTAGAACACGCTCAAGCCCGGCGCTTCCTCCGATGGAAACTCCGTCATGTTGTAGTTGTAGTAGACCTTGCGTTTCGCCATCTCCTGCTTCGAAAACGAGACGCAATAGTCGAAATTGAAATCGCTGCCGTAGGACGAGAACCAGTTGAAACGCCATCCCATCCGCTTTTTGAAGGCCTCGATCTCCGGCAGCGTCGCGCGCGACACTACCGCAAGGGTCGTATTTCGCTGCGCCAGGTGCACCACCGCGCCATCGAACGTATCCGCCAGGAAGGAGCAACTCGGACATCCTTCTTTCCATCCTGGACCAAACATGAAGTGATAGACGATGAGCTGATCGTGCCCCTCGAACAGATCTGCCAGCGTCAGTTTCCCTTTCGGCCCGTTGAAGGCGTAGTGTTTCTCCACCTTCTCCCAGGGCAGCTCGCGGCGTCGCCGGCTCAACTCATCGCGAAGACGAGTAAACTCCTTCTCTTTGGTCAACAACTCCTTCCGTGCCAATAGCCAGTTCGCCTGCGACGTTATCTTCAACTTGTCGCTGTTCACCGTCGCCATCCTCATCACTCCTTTGCTTCGAATCGATCGTTGTGTTTTTGCCGCGCAATTGTTTTGACCAGCATCGAACTCACGCCACAGGTCGAAATCGCACGAGCTGCCAGCCACACTGCACTCGCCAAGCATGCCAGACACATATTGCTCTTTACCGCACTCGGGTTTGGGCTCGCTCGCGGACGCACGAGAGGATGTGTCCCCAGCCCTGGCCGATACCCCTACGGTGTTCCTCCGGAATGACCCCCAGCGCCTGGTGATGGAACTTGATCAGGGTTGCGCCATCCACTTGGCTAAGCCGGTACTGGACGTTGGAAACAATCGCGTACGACATGAACAGCGGGCCGGTGATCTCCAGAAGAGTCGGCCGCTTGATGGCCTGCACATGTCCCCAGAGATGGCCGTTGCCGTCGCCCAGGTCACGGTACCATCGCCCGCCCGGCCAGGGCTCGATTTTCATCGGCATTTTCTTGCCGTCAGGGGTGTCGTTCTCCGGCCCGATCTGCTCCAGCAGCGCCGCGAACGTATGTTCCAGGGTTGCCTGCACCCGGATTTCCTGGGTTACGACCAGTGTCAAGCTCTCGAGCCCCGGCGCCGTTGGAATCGCGCTCATAACTCCTCCTTTTGTTTCCGGTTTTCATCGCCTTTACGTTCCTGGCCCTTCGCCTCGGCACGCTCTTTGATG
Above is a window of Terriglobales bacterium DNA encoding:
- a CDS encoding thioredoxin family protein, translated to MATVNSDKLKITSQANWLLARKELLTKEKEFTRLRDELSRRRRELPWEKVEKHYAFNGPKGKLTLADLFEGHDQLIVYHFMFGPGWKEGCPSCSFLADTFDGAVVHLAQRNTTLAVVSRATLPEIEAFKKRMGWRFNWFSSYGSDFNFDYCVSFSKQEMAKRKVYYNYNMTEFPSEEAPGLSVFYKEAAGEIFHTYSAYARGLDILLTTYNFLDMTPKGRDEEEFPYPMAWVRHHDRYSRPTMAGCCAGEETK
- a CDS encoding SRPBCC domain-containing protein, producing the protein MSAIPTAPGLESLTLVVTQEIRVQATLEHTFAALLEQIGPENDTPDGKKMPMKIEPWPGGRWYRDLGDGNGHLWGHVQAIKRPTLLEITGPLFMSYAIVSNVQYRLSQVDGATLIKFHHQALGVIPEEHRRGIGQGWGHILSCVRERAQTRVR